The Sulfuricurvum sp. DNA segment GCGAGTAAATAGCAATTTGAGTTCGATTAGTTGACTGTTGTTAAGACGTTGAAATGCTTCTGAAGAAAGTAAAATATCTTGATTGTCATTTATATGTCGGAGTAAATTAGTAAAAAATTCTTCCCCTTTTCCCTCCATAATAGCATTAGTCACACCGGCTGCATTTCCTGATGAAATGTCATATTCACCTAAGCGTTTTTGACCAAAAAGGGGATAGCTTAATCCATTTTTTTCTAAAAAATTAGCATTGTGATTTAGCCATAACTGTAAGGCAGAAGAGCCTGTTTTGCCACATCCTATGTGTAAATATATTTTTTTCATAGCTTAATTATGTCCTAACTTTAATATCTACAGAAAAATCTTCTCTATCTAATGTAAGATTAGAATTATAGTAGGGGTCCCCTTGTGTTAAGATTTTTTGATGATTTTTTTTCATATACTCAATCTCTTGTTGAAACCGTTTGATTTTTTCAGGATTATCTTCCGCACCACGTGAGATCGATTCATGGTGATACGCCTCGCAATAAGGGGTAAAAACATTTAAATATCCCGCTTCAACTAAGCGAAGACAAAAATCGACATCGTTAAACGCTATTTTTAAATCCACCTCGTTTAGTCCACCGACCGTATCATAAGCAGAACGTTTCACCATCAAACATGCCGCGGTCACCGAAAGAAGATTTTGGGAGATATTAAGACGGAAAAAATATCCGGGGTGCTCTTTTGGGAAATGTTTATGAGAATGTCCGGCAACTCCACCTAATCCTACAATAACCCCTGCATGCTGGATGGTATCATTGGGGTAATAGAGTTTAGCTCCTACCGCACCGATATCAGGGCGTTGGGAAAACTCTAACATCGACTCTATCCATTCGGGTGTAATGATCTCTATATCGTTGTTTAACAATACGATATGCTCACCTTTAGCATAAGTATGTACTGCATAGTTATTGATCTCAGAGTAGTTAAATGGTTTGTTGTACTCATAAAAATGAACCCTGCTATCTAGTTTTTCGAGTTGTTTCATCATCGAAAAAGTTGATGTTTCGGTACTGTTATTGCTGATACCGATAATCTCATAATTTTCGTAGGTTGATTTGTCGAGAATTGAATCAATACACATTTTAAGCAATTCAGGTTTGTCTTTAAATGGGATGATGATACTCACTAGAGGATCAAATTTAATGGCATATTTGACTCTATAGGTTCCAGGATACTTTCCGTTTTCAACTGTAGCATCAAGACTGCGCCGTTTGATTGTATTTTCTAAGGCTAGTTTTCCAGCCTCTTGGGCGTATGATTTATCGCTGAATTCTGCTGCGGTTGAACCCGGAATTTTTCGCCAATGGTACAGCACTTTGGGTATATGGACGATTTTATTGGTTTGTTCTAATACTTTGAGATAAAGATCATAGTCTTGTGAACCCTCTACTTCTGTGCTAAATCCACCAACAGTATCGATTAACTCTTTTTTAATGACTCCGAGATGGCTGATATAGTTTTGGCTTAAAATCATATCGGGGGCATAGTCAGGTTTATAGTGAACATCACTGTGTGTCCCGTTCATTTCGATCTTATCTTCATCGGAATAAATAAACTCTGCTCCCGATTCATTAATCGTTTTAGCTACTTCATAAAGAGCATCTACGGTTAGTTCATCATCGTGATCCATTAGCACGATGTACTCTCCGCTAGCCATTTTTAGGGCAACATTGGAGGCTTCGGAAATATTAACGTTTTTAGTAAGAAGCTCTATTTTTATTTTAGGGTCATTGATACTTTTTAAATACTCTATCGTATCTTTGTTGGTGCTTGCATCATCGACTATGCACAGTTCCCAATTCGGATACCATTGGCTTCGAACCGACTCTATCGCCATCTCTAGCCATTTTGGCTCTACGTTATATACTGGCATGATGATCGAAAATGTGAGGTTTTCGGAAATAGTGCCGATTACTTGACTTAATTCTTCATCTAATTCAGGTTCGGTGTAAAAGTAATTCGAATACCCTTTTAATCGTCGTGTTCCTCTAGTCATTTCTGTATAGCCATACACTAAAAAGTGCTCATATGGCATAGTGATCTCATGACGTTGCATCGCCGCTAAAATATCAGGATTGAGTGAGACGTATTTGCATTCAGAGAGAAATGGAATACGCGGATGTAATTTGCGCTCTCCTTTGCGTGCTTCATGAATACCACATCGGATAAAATGGTCCCATCCGTTTTCAAACTCTCCTATTTTTATTGCATCGTATACATCGGGATTAGCTTTTAAATAGTTTTTTTCATCAAATAATTTAGTAATATTTTTTAGAATTTCAGAAGATATCTCAAAAACATATTCTCCTTCCAGTAACCGTTCTCCTGATAAAAACTGGTGCATTCCATACTCTAAAAAATGGTGAAAAGGGGAAAAGGCTATAGTATTTTGTGCTGTTAGCTCAAGATCTGGATTTGCACGCAGATAATCGTTTTCACTCATATATGGAAAAGGATTGCCGATTCGACGAGTTCCATTTTTCACCTCGTCGTAACCGAAGAGAATGAAATGTTCTAAAGCATTTAAAAATTTTTCTTCTTGGATTGCTTCAGCGATATCAGGATTGGCTAATAGATAGCTCTCTTCACTAAAAACATCTAAGAATGGGAGTGGAATCTGCATAAATTTATTTAAAAGAGCATAAAACTCTTTTTGTAACATAAAATTAGAATTGATTTTTGTGGTATCTGATAAAGTTTTGGTAATTAGATATTCGTCTGTTTGATGGTTCAGTTGATCGAGATAATAGCACAAATATTTTTGTTGTAACAGTGAAAAGTTGGCTAAATTTTTATTCATTTGGTATTTTTTACCTATAGGTGAAATCTTCTCGATCTAAAGTAAGATTAGAATTATAGTAGGGGTCCCCTAAATTTAGTATCTTTTGATATTTTGATTGCATATAGTTAACTTCGTTTGCAAAGCGTAATTTTTTTTCATCGGTATCTTCTGCACCACGTGAGATTGATTCATGGTGATACGCCTCGCAATAAGGGGTAAAAACATTTAAATATCCCGCTTCAACTAAGCGAAGACAAAAATCGACATCGTTAAACGCTATTTTTAAATCCACCTCGTTTAGTCCACCGACCGTATCATAAGCAGAACGTTTCACCATCAAACATGCCGCGGTCACCGAAAGAAGATTTTGGGAGATATTAAGACGGAAAAAATATCCGGGGTGCTCTTTTGGGAAATGTTTATGAGAATGTCCGGCAACTCCACCTAATCCTACAATAACCCCTGCATGCTGGATGGTATCATTGGGGTAATAGAGTTTAGCTCCTACCGCACCGATATCAGGGCGTTGGGAAAACTCTAACATCGACTCTATCCATTCGGGTGTAATGATCTCTATATCGTTGTTTAACAATACGATATGCTCACCTTTAGCATAAGTATGTACTGCATAGTTATTGATCTCAGAGTAGTTAAATGGTTTGTTGTACTCATAAAAATGAACCCTGCTATCTAGTTTTTCGAGTTGTTTCATCATCGAAAAAGTTGATGTTTCGGTACTGTTATTGCTGATACCGATAATCTCATAATTTTCGTAGGTTGATTTGTCGAGAATTGAATCAATACACATTTTAAGCAATTCAGGTTTGTCTTTAAATGGGATGATGATACTCACTAGAGGATCAAATTTAATGGCATATTTGACTCTATAGGTTCCAGGATACTTTCCGTTTTCAACTGTAGCATCAAGACTGCGCCGTTTGATTGTATTTTCTAAGGCTAGTTTTCCAGCCTCTTGGGCGTATGATTTATCGCTGAATTCTGCTGCGGTTGAACCCGGAATTTTTCGCCAATGGTACAGCACTTTGGGTATATGGACGATTTTATTGGTTTGTTCTAATACTTTGAGATAAAGATCATAGTCTTGTGAACCCTCTACTTCTGTGCTAAATCCACCAACAGTATCGATTAACTCTTTTTTAATGACTCCGAGATGGCTGATATAGTTTTGGCTTAAAATCATATCGGGGGCATAGTCAGGTTTATAGTGAACATCACTGTGTGTCCCGTTCATTTCGATCTTATCTTCATCGGAATAAATAAACTCTGCTCCCGATTCATTAATCGTTTTAGCTACTTCATAAAGAGCATCTACGGTTAGTTCATCATCGTGATCCATTAGCACGATGTACTCTCCGCTAGCCATTTTTAGGGCAACATTGGAGGCTTCGGAAATATTAACGTTTTTAGTAAGAAGCTCTATTTTTATTTTAGGGTCATTGATACTTTTTAAATACTCTATCGTATCTTTGTTGGTGCTTGCATCATCGACTATGCACAGTTCCCAATTCGGATACCATTGGCTTCGAACCGACTCTATCGCCATCTCTAGCCATTTTGGCTCTACGTTATATACTGGCATGATGATGCTGAAGAAGATAGCACTCGAAAGGGGGTCGATCTCTGGTCTAAATTTTGGAGGAAAATAAAAATATTTTTTATTATTAGGGAGTTTTCGTAAACCCGTTCGTATCTCATGT contains these protein-coding regions:
- a CDS encoding glycosyltransferase family 2 protein; translated protein: MNKNLANFSLLQQKYLCYYLDQLNHQTDEYLITKTLSDTTKINSNFMLQKEFYALLNKFMQIPLPFLDVFSEESYLLANPDIAEAIQEEKFLNALEHFILFGYDEVKNGTRRIGNPFPYMSENDYLRANPDLELTAQNTIAFSPFHHFLEYGMHQFLSGERLLEGEYVFEISSEILKNITKLFDEKNYLKANPDVYDAIKIGEFENGWDHFIRCGIHEARKGERKLHPRIPFLSECKYVSLNPDILAAMQRHEITMPYEHFLVYGYTEMTRGTRRLKGYSNYFYTEPELDEELSQVIGTISENLTFSIIMPVYNVEPKWLEMAIESVRSQWYPNWELCIVDDASTNKDTIEYLKSINDPKIKIELLTKNVNISEASNVALKMASGEYIVLMDHDDELTVDALYEVAKTINESGAEFIYSDEDKIEMNGTHSDVHYKPDYAPDMILSQNYISHLGVIKKELIDTVGGFSTEVEGSQDYDLYLKVLEQTNKIVHIPKVLYHWRKIPGSTAAEFSDKSYAQEAGKLALENTIKRRSLDATVENGKYPGTYRVKYAIKFDPLVSIIIPFKDKPELLKMCIDSILDKSTYENYEIIGISNNSTETSTFSMMKQLEKLDSRVHFYEYNKPFNYSEINNYAVHTYAKGEHIVLLNNDIEIITPEWIESMLEFSQRPDIGAVGAKLYYPNDTIQHAGVIVGLGGVAGHSHKHFPKEHPGYFFRLNISQNLLSVTAACLMVKRSAYDTVGGLNEVDLKIAFNDVDFCLRLVEAGYLNVFTPYCEAYHHESISRGAEDNPEKIKRFQQEIEYMKKNHQKILTQGDPYYNSNLTLDREDFSVDIKVRT
- a CDS encoding glycosyltransferase family 2 protein, whose product is MNSINWITFLKIASKISWNDYRQGIKADRIFRKSYARYHKHGWDGMTSRLMIEYTQIKEAHFFGHYKSSTFFNTSNLQKKYLHFQLLIKQKMAKDPLMASVLKEKAERIPQVFWYAFDTKSYLIANADVQSAIEQKIFKNPREHFILYGYDEILEGRRRIGNEFPFITENDYLQNNNDIRLLVEKKELTSGYQHFLENGYQEFIDKRRNIGGSYPFGITKNLLKKLKMIFSVTKYIDANPDISDAINEGKFKNEWEHFIRCGIHEIRQGNRQIDPDVPAINECEYVFYFHDIFQELKQGNMVSPFEHFLLLGAHEIRTGLRKLPNNKKYFYFPPKFRPEIDPLSSAIFFSIIMPVYNVEPKWLEMAIESVRSQWYPNWELCIVDDASTNKDTIEYLKSINDPKIKIELLTKNVNISEASNVALKMASGEYIVLMDHDDELTVDALYEVAKTINESGAEFIYSDEDKIEMNGTHSDVHYKPDYAPDMILSQNYISHLGVIKKELIDTVGGFSTEVEGSQDYDLYLKVLEQTNKIVHIPKVLYHWRKIPGSTAAEFSDKSYAQEAGKLALENTIKRRSLDATVENGKYPGTYRVKYAIKFDPLVSIIIPFKDKPELLKMCIDSILDKSTYENYEIIGISNNSTETSTFSMMKQLEKLDSRVHFYEYNKPFNYSEINNYAVHTYAKGEHIVLLNNDIEIITPEWIESMLEFSQRPDIGAVGAKLYYPNDTIQHAGVIVGLGGVAGHSHKHFPKEHPGYFFRLNISQNLLSVTAACLMVKRSAYDTVGGLNEVDLKIAFNDVDFCLRLVEAGYLNVFTPYCEAYHHESISRGAEDTDEKKLRFANEVNYMQSKYQKILNLGDPYYNSNLTLDREDFTYR